A genomic segment from Malus domestica chromosome 05, GDT2T_hap1 encodes:
- the LOC103420229 gene encoding CBS domain-containing protein CBSX2, chloroplastic-like, whose product MVGSISIPTPIAFPNSTSLSSPSILPLRRSPLLSHCNRRRRLQFRPLVLVSSAAGVAANSVPRNGSYTVGDFMTTREYLHVVKPTTTVDQALDALVEKRITGFPVIDDDWKLVGVVSDYDLLALDSISGNIKGGGQSDTNLFPDVDSSWKTFNEIQKLLSKTNGKVVGDLMTPAPLVVRETTNLGDAARLLLETKYRRLPVVDCEGKLVGIITRGNVVKAALQIKRASENKLS is encoded by the exons ATGGTGGGCTCAATCTCAATCCCTACCCCAATCGCTTTCCCCAATTccacttctctctcttctccttcaaTCCTTCCACTCCGTCGATCCCCTCTCCTCTCCCACTGCAACCGACGCCGCCGCCTCCAATTCCGGCCCCTGGTTCTCGTTTCCTCTGCCGCGGGTGTCGCCGCCAATTCTGTCCCCAgaaatgggtcctacaccgtcGGCGACTTCATGACCACCAGGGAGTATCTGCACGTCGTCAAGCCCACCACCACCGTCGACCAAG CATTGGATGCTCTTGTGGAGAAGAGAATCACCGGTTTTCCTGTGATTGACGATGACTGGAAACTC GTTGGTGTTGTTTCAGATTACGACTTGTTAGCGTTGGATTCCATATCCGGAAATATAAAAG GTGGTGGTCAAAGTGACACAAACTTGTTTCCAGATGTTGATAGTTCTTGGAAA ACATTCAATGAGATACAGAAACTGCTTAGCAAGACCAATGgaaaagttgttggtgacttgatGACACCTGCTCCGCTTGTTGTTCGTGAAACCACCAACCTGGGAGATGCGGCTAG GTTGTTGCTTGAAACAAAATATCGCCGACTGCCAGTTGTAGATTGTGAAGGCAAGCTG GTTGGGATCATTACGAGGGGGAATGTTGTTAAAGCTGCCCTGCAGATAAAACGTGCTAGTGAAAATAAGCTTAGTTGA